Proteins encoded together in one Plasmodium cynomolgi strain B DNA, chromosome 9, whole genome shotgun sequence window:
- a CDS encoding hypothetical protein (putative) encodes MNVVKFSFAHRNLFFISKNTMLNHFLIREKKNLLPKYGVANFVYHDEVALTRGKNVHDGVLKNSVLLNDSFFMSNLKKKSDEESSFERPQQEILHFKNKKTRLSLRRKRKRMGERVSLRYR; translated from the exons atgaacgtgGTTAAATTTTCCTTTGCCCATAGaaaccttttcttcatttcgaaAAACACCATGTTAAATCATTTCCTcattcgtgaaaaaaaaaatttactgcCAAAATATGGGgttgcaaattttgtataCCATGATGAGGTAGCTTtaacaaggggaaaaaacgtcCATGACggcgttttaaaaaattcagtcCTTTTGAatgactccttttttatgtccaatttgaaaaaaaaaagcgatgaGGAATCATCCTTTGAAAGGCCTCAACAG GAAAtcttacattttaaaaataaaaaaacgagatTATCcttgaggagaaaaagaaaaagaatggGCGAGCGCGTCAGCTTAAGATATCGATGA
- a CDS encoding UDP-galactose transporter (putative) codes for MAKLKKNSLFWKRDSSEASYFYNMLNGLICVSGIYFFFLIFGYYQEKLPNLGKGKDKFYYNIFLICILCFSNSVCSLTAVFIKSKLNNEQFLQDLKKNVDKYFIKQIMLISVTYSIAMIATNYSLSHVNFPTQVLVKSGKMIPIVVGGYCFFGKKYPYYDYISVFLITSSLVIFNLLRTKSSKEVQQTTFGLLLLCLSLICDGLTGPRQDKLLSKYNVNSINLMFYVNIFAFFFNLLASLLIEGGKPYNFLSKYPNSYYYIIAFSISGTLGQFFVFYSLKVYGSLYTSLFTTLRKALSTVVSVYLFGHVLKPLQWGCIAVIFSTLIIQNYLKQQAKK; via the coding sequence ATGgcgaaattgaaaaagaacaGCTTGTTTTGGAAGAGGGACAGCAGCGAAGCgtcatatttttacaatatgcTAAATGGACTGATCTGTGTCAGtgggatatattttttcttcttaatttttgGATATTATCaagaaaaattaccaaaCCTGGGCAAGGGAAAGGACAAGTTCTACtacaacatatttttaatatgcatTTTGTGTTTCTCCAACAGTGTGTGCAGTTTAACAGCAGTGTTtattaaaagtaaattaaaCAATGAGCAGTTTTTACAGGacttaaagaaaaatgtggacaaatattttattaaacaaATAATGCTAATATCTGTGACATATTCAATCGCAATGATAGCAACAAATTATTCCCTAAGTCATGTTAATTTTCCAACACAGGTCCTGGTAAAATCTGGCAAAATGATTCCCATAGTTGTTGGTGGGTACTGTTtctttgggaaaaaatatccctACTATGACTACATTTCTGTGTTCTTAATCACATCATCGTTAGTAATATTCAACCTGTTAAGAACAAAATCGTCTAAGGAAGTGCAACAGACAACTTTTGGATTACTCCTCTTATGCTTATCCCTAATCTGTGATGGGTTGACTGGACCAAGGCAAGACAAGCTCTTGAGCAAATACAATGTGAACTCGATAAACTTAATGTTttacgtaaatatatttgcctttttctttaacctCTTGGCTTCACTACTTATCGAAGGTGGTAAGccgtataattttttgtccaaGTACCCCAATTCATACTACTACATTATAGCGTTCTCAATTAGTGGGACATTGGGAcagtttttcgttttttactCGCTCAAAGTGTATGGGAGTTTGTATACTAGTCTGTTCACCACTCTAAGGAAGGCGTTAAGTACAGTCGTTTCGGTGTACCTCTTTGGCCACGTATTGAAGCCTTTGCAGTGGGGCTGCATTGCCGTCATTTTCTCGACGCTCATTATACAGAACTACCTCAAGCAGCAGGCGAAGAAG
- a CDS encoding ubiquitin domain containing protein (putative), which yields MAISVSFKVTGGKEFTISVEPEITVLELKQKCAEHVDIPVECQRIIFKGKILKDKEPLTSYGVSDGITMHLVRSAAPVKEPEAEKDTNKNEGAGSNASATPTPNVGANPGEHMNDLSDNPLVQMFLQSGAGGDLNMNAGLGAGDNLNLGAFANFLNPGGNGEINRDSISSLLNNPLARSLMNEISNNPEMLANIVSNNPLLRNTFSQSPLMQPVLENPNLLRELMRPEFLQAGLQFENALNMSSGGNNNGTNNAGNNQRGLRMEDLLSNLNNFANANAGAGTGTPGDNSSSNNNLNNLNNMSSLFQSPELMQTFQQVMRANRNLGNFNFPGAGQNMDFNTPNVTDNRPPEERYAAQLLSLQEMGFIDNDANIQALQETGGDVNSAVTRLLEKGFN from the exons atggcCATCAGTGTGTCATTCAAAGTTACGGGGGGCAAAGAATTCACCATTTCGGTGGAACCAGAAATTACCGTATTGGaattaaagcaaaaatgtgctGAACATGTGGATATCCCTGTTGAGTGTCAGaggattatttttaaag gaaaaatattgaagGATAAAGAACCCTTAACATCGTATGGCGTAAGCGACGGGATCACCATGCATTTGGTTCGCAGTGCGGCCCCTGTGAAGGAGC CTGAAGCTGAGAAGGACACAAACAAGAACGAAGGAGCGGGAAGCAACGCGAGCGCGACCCCAACCCCCAACGTTGGCGCAAATCCAGGCGAGCACATGAACGACCTTAGCGACAATCCACTTGTTCAGATGTTTCTGCAGAGTGGAGCGGGAG GAGACTTGAACATGAACGCGGGACTAGGCGCGGGAGATAACTTAAACCTGGGAGCATTCGCCAATTTTCTAAACCCTGGAGGCAATGGAGAAATAAATCGAGACAGCATCAGCTCTCTGTTAAACAACCCACTCGCGAGATCCCTAATGAATGAAATTAGTAACAACCCAGAGATGCTAGCCAATATAGTGTCTAACAACCCATTGCTGAGGAATACATTTTCGCAGAGCCCTTTAATGCAGCCAGTTTTGGAAAATCCAAATCTATTAAGGGAATTAATGAGGCCGGAATTTTTACAGGCAGGTTTACAGTTTGAAAATGCTTTGAACATGAGCAGTGGGGGGAACAACAACGGTACCAATAATGCAGGAAATAATCAAAGGGGACTAAGAATGGAAGATCTGTTGAGTAACTtgaacaattttgcaaatgcaAATGCAGGTGCTGGTACAGGAACCCCAGGTGACAACAGTAGCAGCAATAACAATCTGAATAATCTGAACAACATGAGTTCTCTTTTCCAATCTCCCGAACTGATGCAAACCTTTCAACAAGTTATGCGGGCCAATCGTAACTTGGgcaattttaatttccccgGTGCGGGTCAAAATATGGACTTCAATACACCTAATGTTACTGATAATAGGCCACCCGAGGAGCGATACGCCGCCCAGTTGTTGAGTCTGCAAGAGATGGGCTTCATTGACAATGATGCGAATATTCAGGCCTTACAGGAGACTGGAGGGGACGTAAATTCCGCCGTCACGCGTTTGTTGGAGAAGGGTTTCAATTAG
- a CDS encoding GTP binding protein (putative): MLRWSTTLRTFPRTQKRCFTNRSKKEIIVLHPILKKTKSGSKSFEEIIYDAQEALGLARSAGFKVANGISMPLGGWTFFKNPSGSKEEGEGDDLANSYHEEDTFRGSLQSNEGTPCGGDADEGERCLTYEDSGGDARIGAPSEEVPPQGDDLERKIAESIIIKTNRIDNKFYFGKGKLNELSTYFLKHPTPYVFINTLLSPEQFRNLDMLFNSLLRSRHDELKLRRQKQRGEDCLSVRASEFSAEDDGCAEDDGYAEDARGEELAYVEMYNEWMERQAEREDQEDGSVSEGEEQATLGEAEEEGVVFRDDAEDKDVPLYVELFDRYSIILQILKSRAKSNLSKLQLELARANFIFNTYAEDNKSRMKYIKYIENNVLGKSNFDYEEKYSRQNTFDADRQMGKKKNYDHLGYTSSYIKSSETYKEYEKRIIQNLYAKLKKELGKCKNNNALQSSARKHKALIAVVGYTNVGKTKLINYLTKSNLKARNLFFQTLDNAFKSVTLEAIKNADVLIHVIDVCHPYREQHKKCVIDTLHKIGIPSDFLKYNMIEVWNKVDKLADEELLNLYKTKPKNVLPISAKVGTNCDVLIKILQTMINRIKDVQVLTLQFSTMEAQERLAYLLKNFKVVPNSISYSNDGNTTFIKLVENPRNLSKYYERFGKDEKGPSGEDAHKGAAS, translated from the exons ATGCTCCGATGGTCCACTACTTTACGAACATTCCCGCGAACGCAGAAGCGATGTTTCACAAacagaagcaaaaaggaaattatcgTACTACATCCGATAttaaagaaaacgaaaagtgGCAGCAAGTCCTTTGAGGAAATAATCTATGATGCGCAAGAAGCCTTAGGGTTAGCTCGGTCAGCTGGCTTCAAAGTCGCAAATGGAATTTCGATGCCATTGGGGGGGtggacattttttaaaaacccaAGTGGGTCTAAAGAGGAAGGCGAAGGGGACGATTTAGCTAATAGTTACCATGAGGAGGACACATTCAGGGGTTCACTTCAGTCAAACGAAGGGACACCCTGCGGGGGTGATGCGGATGAGGGGGAAAGGTGCCTCACATATGAAGACTCAGGGGGAGACGCACGGATAGGTGCCCCCTCCGAGGAGGTTCCTCCGCAGGGGGACGACctagaaagaaaaattgcagagtcgattataataaaaacgaatAGAATAGATAACAAGTTTTACTTTGGCAAAGGCAAATTGAATGAGCTATCCACCTATTTTCTAAAACACCCAACGCCGTACGTGTTTATCAACACGCTGCTTTcgcctgaacagttcagaAATTTGGACATGCTGTTTAACAGCCTGCTGCGGAGCCGCCATGATGAGTTGAAGTTGCGTAGGCAGAAGCAGAGAGGAGAAGACTGCCTATCAGTGAGGGCATCAGAATTTAGCGCGGAGGATGATGGCTGCGCGGAGGATGATGGCTACGCGGAAGACgcaaggggggaggaactCGCGTATGTCGAGATGTATAACGAATGGATGGAAAGGCAGGCGGAGCGGGAAGACCAGGAAGATGGAAGCGTGAGTGAGGGGGAAGAGCAGGCTACTTTGGGAGAGgcggaagaagaaggtgTTGTTTTCCGCGATGATGCAGAGGACAAAGACGTGCCGCTCTACGTCGAGCTGTTCGACCGGTACAGCATCATACTACAGATACTGAAGAGCAGGGCGAAAAGCAATCTGAGCAAACTCCAGCTGGAACTAGCCAGGGCCAACTTCATTTTCAACACCTACGCAGAAGATAATAAGTCAAGAATgaagtatataaaatatatcgaaAATAATGTACTGGGGAAATCAAATTTTGATTACGAGGAAAAGTACAGCAGACAAAACACCTTCGATGCGGATAGgcagatgggaaaaaaaaaaaattatgaccacCTGGGGTACACGAGCAGTTACATAAAGAGCTCAGAGACATACAAAGAGtatgaaaaaagaatcatTCAAAATTTGTACGCAAAGCTGAAGAAGGAATtaggaaaatgcaaaaataataatgctCTACAGAGCAGTGCTAGAAAACACAAAGCATTAATAGCCGTGGTAGGATATACAAATgttggaaaaacaaaattaataaattatttaaccaAGTCCAATTTGAAGGCaaggaatttattttttcaaactttGGATAATGCTtttaaaagt GTAACCTTGGAAGCAATTAAGAATGCAGACGTGCTCATTCATGTGATCGATGTGTGTCACCCGTACAGAGAGCAACATAAAAAGTGTGTCATTGATACGTTACACAAAATAGGCATACCCAGCGATTTTCTAAAATACAATATGATTGAGGTGTGGAATAAAGTGGACAAATTGGCAGACGAGGAACTCCTCAATTTGTATAAAACTAAGCCAAAGAATGTTCTGCCCATTTCTGCGAAAGTTGGCACAAATTGTGATGTTCTCATTAAAATTCTTCAAACGATGATTAACAGAATTAAGGACGTGCAAGTGTTGACTCTCCAGTTTTCGACGATGGAAGCTCAAGAGAGGTTGGCATaccttttgaaaaatttcaaagtCGTCCCCAACTCCATTTCGTATTCCAACGACGGGAACACGACCTTTATCAAGTTGGTGGAGAATCCCCGCAACTTGAGCAAATACTATGAGCGTTTTGGCAAAGATGAGAAGGGACCCTCGGGGGAGGATGCACATAAAGGAGCCGCGTCATGA
- a CDS encoding hypothetical protein (putative), which yields MQGRNAERKNRMDSYIQRIKFSEITGHGETDKRIEYLWNLALSTVYENTKLSMKYITLIKKITKNNVLFDNVCCHYCNLIYIPFYNCEIKQIAEKNAIRYRCFLCKRKKQQTLWSCKNQVKNAPLENSNGRKVQSNPPNWGLFLINEIDEYGVKKETPRAQTGDVKEKDNFQGNIPLGGVNAEEDLPGDNHPVEEDPPHLDNNPKEEPLNQTIAFDSMKDLFTIDYGTSSSCTIKREIFPPMIQHNSCGKNDNLKNINSSGKHSNVRRKRKRDGTIKCKEKSDTVNEATKVDGLSNAQERALPKSSPNSNNVNSAKRSNVTNLGKSIPNLSSTDNYLNFNKSKKKKKNILDILGILAQRINELCPCGCLIQPTV from the coding sequence ATGCAAGGACGAAATGCCGAGAGGAAAAACCGAATGGACTCCTACATCcaaaggataaaattttctgaaataACTGGACACGGAGAAACTGATAAAAGAATTGAATACCTGTGGAACTTAGCCCTGTCCACTGTGTATGAAAATACCAAACTGTCTATGAAATATATCactttaattaaaaaaattacaaaaaacaATGTGCTATTTGATAATGTCTGCTGCCACTATTGCAACTTAATATACATCCCCTTTTACAACTGCGAAATTAAGCAAATtgctgaaaaaaatgccattcGGTACAGGTGCTTTCTGTGTAAGCgtaaaaaacaacaaacgTTATGGAGCTGTAAAAATCAAGTAAAAAATGCCCCCCTTGAGAATTCTAATGGACGGAAGGTCCAAAGTAATCCGCCCAACTGGGGCCTTTTTCTCATCAACGAGATAGATGAGTATggagtaaaaaaggaaaccccCAGGGCCCAAACGGGGGATGTTAAAGAGAAGGATAACTTCCAAGGAAATATCCCTTTGGGGGGAGTCAACGCGGAAGAGGACCTCCCAGGGGATAATCACCCCGTGGAGGAGGAccctccccatttggatAACAATCCCAAGGAAGAACCACTAAACCAAACGATTGCCTTCGACAGTATGAAAGACCTCTTCACCATTGACTACGGCACGAGTAGTAGCTGCACCATTAAGAGGGAGATTTTTCCCCCGATGATCCAACATAATAGTTgcggaaaaaatgacaacttGAAAAACATTAACAGTTCAGGCAAACATAGCAACGttcgaagaaaaagaaaacgtgATGGGACTATCAAATGCAAGGAGAAATCAGACACGGTAAACGAGGCGACCAAAGTAGATGGCCTGAGCAATGCCCAAGAAAGGGCTCTGCCAAAGAGCTCTCCCAACTCGAACAACGTGAACAGCGCAAAGAGGTCAAATGTGACAAACTTAGGAAAAAGCATTCCCAACCTTAGCAGCACTGATAACTActtaaattttaacaaatcaaagaagaagaaaaagaacatatTGGATATCCT